The proteins below come from a single Pristiophorus japonicus isolate sPriJap1 chromosome 18, sPriJap1.hap1, whole genome shotgun sequence genomic window:
- the otud3 gene encoding OTU domain-containing protein 3, with product MSKKQVVKTRTNKKLDLERKRDEKAVRRALAKERKNRAQDGTDDEEFVSFANQLLTMGLKLREVPGDGNCLFRALGDQLEGHSRNHLKHRRETVDFMIKHRQDFEPFVEDDVPFDRYVTNLEKPGTFVGNDVIVAFARNNQVNIVIHQLNAPLWQVFGTRKSNAVELHIAYRYGEHYDSVRMVNDNSEAPANLKTEMLVKDDSKKKDRNKMCHYQMEDIRDFESEVTETDLDDAVQKVRNATGCMDTDMIVQNLEAENYNIGSVIFAILQMDELKNSNSDEESNRTSSNCSPQHMASLWMENGTGTRIFGNQSVKTEEIENNRMLNEKEENKRTKNKLCKVTNKQRKELQRLEKKKRQEERHRQKVLDSRSNNLEDHGTDGDLQTPVTLVKTFATLNI from the exons ATGTCCAAAAAGCAAGTTGTTAAAACCAGGACTAACAAGAAGCTGGATTTGGAGCGGAAAAGGGACGAAAAGGCGGTGAGGCGAGCCCTGGCGAAGGAGAGGAAGAACAGGGCCCAGGATGGGACAGACGATGAGGAGTTTGTCAGCTTTGCCAACCAGCTGCTAACCATGGGACTCAAGCTCCGGGAGGTGCCTGGTGATGG gaatTGTCTGTTTCGTGCTCTTGGCGACCAGCTGGAAGGTCACTCCCGGAACCACTTAAAACACCGGAGGGAAACAGTCGACTTCATGATAAAACATCGGCAAGATTTTGAGCCATTTGTAGAGGATGATGTCCCCTTTGATCGATATG TTACGAATCTGGAAAAGCCTGGCACATTTGTTGGCAACGACGTGATCGTCGCCTTTGCAAGGAACAACCAAGTGAATATCGTGATCCACCAGCTTAACGCTCCACTTTGGCAG GTTTTTGGAACCCGGAAGAGCAATGCTGTGGAGTTGCATATTGCCTACAGATATGGGGAGCACTATGACAGTGTGCGTATGGTCAATGATAATTCAGAAGCACCTGCAAACCTGAAGACAGAG ATGCTCGTTAAAGATGACTCAAAGAAGAAAGATCGAAACAAAATGTGTCATTATCAGATGGAAGATATACGGGATTTTGAAAGTGAAGTGACAGAGACTGATTTGGATGATGCAGTTCAGAAAGTGCGCAACGCAACAGGGTGCATG GACACAGATATGATTGTTCAGAATCTGGAGGCTGAAAACTACAACATAGGGTCTGTGATATTTGCCATCTTGCAGATGGATGAGCTGAAGAATAGCA ATAGCGATGAAGAGTCCAACAGAACCAGCTCTAACTGCAGTCCTCAGCACATGGCTTCTCTCTGGATGGAGAATGGAACTGGTACCAGGATCTTTGGAAATCAAAGTGTGAAAACTGAAGAAATTGAAAACAATAGGATGCTGAACGAAAAGGAAGAAAACAAGAGGACCAAAAATAAGCTCTGTAAG GTTACAAACAAGCAGCGAAAAGAACTGCAAAGGTTAGAGAAGAAGAAGCGACAGGAAGAAAGACATCGACAGAAGGTTCTCGACAGCAGAAGCAATAATTTAGAAGACCATGGGACTGATGGGGACTTGCAAACACCGGTCACCCTAGTAAAAACATTTGCTACTTTAAACATTTGA
- the LOC139229066 gene encoding olfactory receptor class A-like protein 4 yields MEFKSSAQLIIYGILVFLGILGNILVLVTILATTLENHGLAASDIILTNLAAVNLLIATFRNILLFVTESGVNILLPLNWCRVFMFLWVWLRSVSVWVTFFLSYFHFLKIKQHFHLSTKMKEIIYVLTILFAVWFVNFLYAIPAFIYSRTVSGNETRTLMVVSTTLEPLLGCDWKFPNHESGIVFEKFTLVLHEGMPIVLMIGTNLSTVFYLNQHIRAIADEHLHSVHMERTAAKLIMALVTLFVLCSGTHLVAVIYYNHNGGPPTASLLTLANYCASVFIGFSPLLLAGGHSKLRNKVCKVMHIKIYS; encoded by the coding sequence ATGGAATTTAAGAGTTCAGCTCAGCTCATCATTTATGGGATATTGGTGTTTCTGGGGATTTTGGGGAATATCTTGGTCTTGGTGACAATATTAGCCACGACCTTGGAAAACCATGGCCTCGCCGCCTCCGACATCATTCTAACCAACTTGGCAGCTGTCAACCTGCTGATTGCAACTTTTCGAAACATCTTGCTGTTTGTTACAGAGTCGGGGGTGAATATTTTGCTGCCCCTCAATTGGTGCAGAGTGTTCATGTTCCTCTGGGTGTGGCTGAGGTCTGTCAGTGTCTGGGTCACTTTCTTTCTCAGTTACTTCCATTTTCTCAAGATAAAACAACACTTCCATTTGAGCACAAAGATGAAGGAGATAATCTACGTGCTGACCATATTATTTGCCGTGTGGTTTGTTAATTTTCTCTATGCAATCCCAGCATTTATTTACAGCCGGACTGTTAGTGGGAACGAGACGAGGACGCTGATGGTGGTCAGCACCACCCTGGAACCTTTGCTGGGCTGTGACTGGAAGTTCCCAAATCATGAAAGCGGCATAGTATTTGAAAAATTCACTCTCGTCCTGCACGAAGGCATGCCCATCGTCCTCATGATCGGCACCAATCTCAGCACCGTGTTTTATCTCAACCAACATATCAGAGCGATCGCAGACGAGCACTTGCACAGTGTGCATATGGAGAGGACAGCAGCCAAGTTGATCATGGCACTAGTGACACTGTTTGTCCTGTGTTCGGGCACCCACTTGGTGGCTGTGATTTACTACAATCATAATGGGGGCCCGCCCACCGCCTCTTTGCTGACTTTGGCTAACTACTGTGCCTCGGTATTTATAGGCTTTAGTCCCCTGCTACTGGCTGGAGGACACAGTAAGTTGCGAAATAAAGTTTGCAAAGTCATGCACATTAAAATATAtagttaa